The nucleotide window TCATTTTATCAGTCCTGACCTATTTGAATCATCCAAGCAGCAAGTGTATCGATTGATATCCTATTGTTAAGCTGTGTCGTAATATTAGCCAGGGTATAGAGTTTGCCTCTTCTACGGGGGCCTGAGAATCTTGTATACTGATGACCAGGGACTGTGTACCCTGGAGCCAGGCGATGGATAGATACAATTAAGACACCAATAGCAACTTCTATCTAATGGTTCTTAAGCCCCAATGGATGTGTAGGAACACACGTGTGGGCTTGGTGTCATTGAAGCATTATTCCAGTGCCTTCGTGCAAAATTTCATCGAGTGTTGAGGACTCATGAGGGCGTGTGTATGCGTCTATTACTATACATGGAGAGTCACATTCCCATTGCCGATTGATTAAcgagaaggaaataaaaaaaaaaaatggcaaaaatggagctgcggggaatcgaaccccggacCTCTCCCATGCTAAGGGAATATTATACCACTAAACCACAGCCCCATATTGGTTGTTTGTGGAATATATCTAAGAACTGAATTCTCTTGTTTGATTTTATGTGTACTCAACGATGCGTTGAGTGAGATGTTCGGGCTAAAGCAGGTACTGTGGGGTTGTGCTGCGGGTTCTGTTTTAGTCGGTGCTTTGGCCCTCCGGAGGACATTCAAAATATGCAGGTGTCACGAAGGATTGGAGCTGGACAGATTCTTAAAGCTCTCATCGATGTGTAGGACTCTTGCCACGGGCGACCATTGCTTTATTGCAGGCTCGAGAAAAACACGATGGCAGTCCCTTGTCTGCGATTACCAAGTGGGTCTACCAGCTTCCCAGCGTGTGAACAGCAACACCTGGTACTTGTGTTTATTCCTCTGCTAGGTGGCACCTTGTCATGATATCTGGAAATGGGGTAGTGTGGTCTAGggatttcttcttgctcgggCGTTTTTCTCGGTACCATGGAATACTTTTCTCCCATTTAAAGGGGACGGGCAGTATGATATGGTAACTCGTATCGTCCACTGTTGACACacgtagtatatatatatatatacctacgATGAACTTGCCAATACGTTATCGCCGACCAAACACCAATTTGATGTCACCCAAACCAACATCCCCAGAACCCGCCCAAGTGCGCGTCAGGAGTAGACGACCCAGTTACAGCAAACAAGCCAACCGCACGGCCATTTAATGGAAAGCCCGGACCTCAAGCCCAGGAGCTTGGGACGCGTATCATGTATAGATTCATCTAGGCAGACCCACTAGGTAGAGGTCCTCAAAGAGAGGCACCAGACCCTATCATACACATAACACTGCCAGCCAGAACTAGGTGGTGTGAATGTATAAAGGAAGTTAATAAGGTAGTTCTTGATTCCTAACGGTTAATTGCTTGAATACCCAACTGGCCACTCCCCGGAAACAATAGGAAACCGTGGCAGGAGACTGTACCATAAGACATCACCCGGTTTATCACATAAGCGACTAGGTAGTTGATGGGTGTTACTGATTGCAACCGAGACCATCCACGTGTCTGGGGTTGGGCTAAGGTTTGGAAGAATATTCATAGATATCAGTGATCTACCGCGATGCGTACAGATTGGTGGACTATATAGCATTTGGTTTGACAAAGTACACTATAAAGGGGTTGTGGTTTAGTGGTATAATATTCCCTTAGCATGGGAGAGgtccggggttcgattccccgcaaCTCCATTTTTTGGTGTttttgattatattttttgGTGTTCCGTATTAATGTGGTATACGTGTTGAATGATATATGCACTGAGCATGTATATGAAATTATGGATAGATAAGATACAGCCCACCTAAGGTGATAATGATGTCTTGCGATTATAATAATTGCGGCATGCGTAACTTTCTGCAGCAGAATGAAATACCTCATATAACTAAAAAACAAGCTGAGTATGTATAAGATGGGGCTGTGGTTTAGTGGTATAATATTCCCTTAGCATGGGAGAGgtccggggttcgattccccgcagcTCCATTTTTTGCtttaatttcttcttttcttttcttttcccccccacTCTTAGAGTGCACTGGAATCCGTATCCAAACTGCAAAGTACAATGACTTAGTccaacagctgcaggaaacCACCATTGTAATATGTTATTCCATCATAACCACGCGCGGTCAAGTTCGGTGAGTAGGTATAATTCGAAGGATATAAGAGGAAGTCAACGGGATTCCCAAGACCAAAACCTCCAAAATGAAATTGATGTTGTTTGCCTTCGCACACTTTTAATGAACAAACCCGTATCATGCCAGATGTAAGCTAAACATGACAACGGTCTCTACGGTAGGCCCACGGAGAGATGAAACGGACTTGTCCTCTACCGAGACCAGATGGATGACTCCTTTCTATTAAATCGAGATCGACAACGCATGCGCGATTCCCAGCAAACTACTGGGCGTTGATGTAAGTAGCCCACTGGAAGCCATATTTGGCGCCAGACTGATAGACAAAGCCCTTCTAATTCCCTGGATCGTAACCCGTGCTTAACCTATCCGTCAAGGAGAGAGCCCCTGCCTGTCACTCAGAAGAGGAAACAGTCACGGCGGAAATATTAACTGGCATGGAGTATGCGAGAAAGATATCCGTATCATCCCTTGATATGCGGGCTATCCCCAACTGTCCACTGACAGATTAGACCTGACGGACAACTGCCCCCTTAAGGCAATAAACCTATCCTCAGGCACTCTTCTCCTACGCGATATTCCGGCAGCCCCAGGAGAGGCTCATTTTGCAACCAGAAAGCAACCACCTTTCCCATATCCTGCGCCAGATGCTCGCTACGACAAACAACTGGAACTTTCTGCATCCAATACCGTCGCTTCAGACAATGCCAGAGATGACCAAGAACATCCACGACGTCCAGCGCGTAGTTTGTGATTCCATGTAGGCGGCATCCCGGCCTCCTTGTAACTGATATTCCTGTGGACCCCGTTGCTGTACTCGACCATGCAAATAACGGCTCACCTGCTAAGCCAATGAGAGTCTGACCCCGTCCACAGGCACTGGGTCACCTGCCAAAGGACGTCTGTGGATGCATATTATGCATGTCCCGAGCCAAGAGCCAATATATTGTACACAGTGATTCACTGGCTAGGAGGCTCTTCCTGCTTTGAAACGGGTATCCGTACCAGAGTAGCAGGCATAGGTGAGCCATTCGGTAGTCTTTTGGTAGTTGAATCTGGCGTGTGTTCCATCAATGGGTTCAAGTTCGCGGCTTTCGCTTTTTATTTGATCAGCATCGTTTGAGAGCAAATCTACAACAGAGAGCAAACTTACTCGAGGCCATGCTGATGGCCCGCAGTACATTATCCCAGTTTGCAAGGACACACGCGACAGCTACAGCCAACACGAGAGTCAATCAGGTCATACTCCACCATGATATTCGAATTGACAAACCTTCTGTGCCATCCTTGAGGGTCCCCAGCTTGTCCTGTAAAGCCTGCATCTGCGAAGCCAGCGCTGCACTCATATCACGGAGCTGCCTCAGATTGTCTAGTTCAGCCCTTTTTGCTGCAATGCGGGATGCTAGGACCGAAGACTGTTGCTGTGAGATTGTTGTAGATTGTTGGTTTGGCTGACGAAACGAGGATGTGGCCGAGGATCCGGGAGGGAGCATGGAAGCAGTACGAGACATGTATGCCATGATGTAGAAGATTTGATGCTACTGGCCGCGGTTTGTAGATGTCTGACCCTCTTTGAAGTCAATAGAGGCGGGGTATATTGACGGATAGTGAATAGTGAAAGACGCAGGCTGCACAGACCGCACGCTAGTTGGTAAGACTGCAGTTGTGGCTTGTAGATATAGTGAAGAGCTGTATTACACGAGAATGTCGGTTTTTAAAGGGAGCTGCGGCTAGATGATAAACTGAAAGGTAATATGTGAATGATTCATTGCGGCTAGCTTCTATCATTATTATGATGCACCATTTGAGCGGTCGCAGACCGACAGCAATCACACTAGTCCCGATAAGGGCATTTGTCAACAACCAACCCGCGTTTGTCAACTATCACGGGGCCACATCCACCCACTCTTGTTTACTCACCGGTTGATTCGGATAAGGAGGCAAGATACTATCTACAATACAGGATAAGTGTGGATGTTGGCTGCCTTTGCTACTTCTGATATACATGGTCTCTGGGCGATTGACTGCCTAAAGGAATCGACCGCAGTCTTGCCTCCTTATGCCGGGTATGGCTCGCTTAAATGAATCGTCAGCTCCAACAGAGCACATGGAGGCCTGTAAGCACCGCAACCCCTCCCCGCTGGGAATTTACTGAAGCTGACTCTAGCGCCACATCAGTAAAACGACGGTTTGTGCGACAGAATCGTGAGATCGCCCGAGTAAACTCGATACAGTCCCTCCGCATTCGCAGCCTGGAATCTGAAGtctctcatctcctctcAGAAAATGTCTCGCTTCGGGAGCAAGTAATAAGCCTTAGCCAGGAGGTAGAGAGATTTGAGGCTGTCCGGCTACTCCAGCATGGTGTTTACGACATCAAGACGAGACTAGACAGCAAGTTGGCGGAGCTGAACAACCTGGTGGCTGACCTTGGCGCACTTCCGCGCACGTTCTACAGCAAATGTGCAGAGAATCCTCGAGATTCAAGCCAACATCGGGCACTGCCGGATTGGAAACCGAaggctgctgatgatgagcTCAATCATGGGAAAGACGAAGATGGAAGGCTTCCTGTCATCCTGGAAGACAAATATTACCCCAGAAGAACATTAGAGTATGGAAACGAAACCCCGAGCCTTGGATCTTCAATGCTTACTATGAACAGGCCGCAAGAGCTGCAAGATATCCGATATAATACTGCCGATAATCTGCGATCTCCTACTCCGGAAGAACCTGTAGTCACGCAGCCAGACACAGCGGACGACAGCTCCTCTACGAATGATACTTCCGATATCATGAATGCGCAGCAGGCACCAAGACACGACGAGTACATATCGAACGAGGACGAGGCAGTTTTGCCACCAACTCTTGaaaccaggaaaagaaaaaggcccAACTTAGCATCAAAGCAAATGGAAAGTCCTAGCATGGATCACGGGGCAACCTCGAAACGAAACATCCCTGGGGCTATCTTTGGCCCAGGAGCCAAGCGCAAAATTTCGGTGCATCACGAAGACACAATAGAATCGTTATCGAGAAAATCCGACGTTCCACGGACAAGCATGCAGTCACCTTCACCGGTGGGCAACAACGAGCAGTCGCTGTCTTCAGAGGCTGATGATAGCCCATCGAGAGGGAAGGCATCGCTTTTGACAGAAGAGGCAATGAGTCACAGGTTGGCAAAACGGAAAGCATTGGAGCATAGTATGTGCTGTGCCATGCCACCGCAATACTGAGATTTGATCAGCTAATGATGATGTAGGAAGCACGAACATGAATGTGACCAGCCCAACGAAAGCACATACTACAATGGTGCAAGAGAAGCACCAGAAGGGCACATTATCCTCCGTTCGTGAAAAGGATGGGCAAGTTGGGTTGTCCCAAACACCCCCCGAAAAGAGCACGGATCCCGAGCAGTCGAGGCAAGAGTTGACGCCTGGACAGTGTCGAATCTATCAGTCCACAGATGAAGAGAGATTTAACGAAAATCCCATGGGTAAATCCGAGCCCAACACGCAGTCGTCGACGCTACTAGAAACTGAGAGCGGACCAAGGAATATGCCTGAGGTGTCCGGCCCAACAAGGCCTTCCAGGCGTCAGAGAGCCATTGTGAGCTATGCGGAGCCAAATTTACGAGACAAGATGAGGCGACCTACGAAGGAATTGATAGCAGCAGTTGGCGATCACCCAAGACGAAGCTCTAGCTCTCTCAATGCACGGCTGGATTCgaacgaggatgaggacctGCGCAAGAATGGGCGATCGAATGGTCGAAGACCGCGAAACTCGGATTCTTCAGGCAAAGAACCTAGATTATCGACGacagaggcagcagcagattcATCCACCCAGCAAATGAACTCGGTATCTCAGAGGAAACGGAAGACTTCTCCGGCAAGCAAGTGCGATATGGCACCTGAAGGCATTTGCGAGTCTACAGGGGCATATCCCCATCACTGGGCGGCTGGGAGTAGTAAAGTCGATGAAGTAATGGCCGAAGATGGCAATTGTCAGACGCAGCCGTCGCAGATGGTTGGTAATGATATTGCGAGGAACGTCCCCCCTATTGGGTGCAAGGCCAGACCTGCTACAGCTCGGAATTCTAGACGGCATTCCTCGCAGCCCGAGTCATCCAGAAAAGGTGAACTTCAACCAGCAAACAACGGCCATATAGGCATAGACAGCCAAGATGACTCTCCATCAGAGGCCCGTGCAGGTAATTCATACTCGACCAGATCTCTTGAAGAATTCGTCAGACCGAGCCTTCCTACACAGCAACCAGAAGCGAGTACTGGAGCAGACTTGTCTACTTCGAGGCTGGCCGAATCAGGGCGGACTAAGCGCGGGCAACGTGCCGCGGCTGCTATGgctagaagaaaaagcatgATGCTGTGAAATATACTTCATAGTTGTTGATAAACGGAGTCTACAATCGGCTCACCCTTTATAATCACAGCATTACCACTTCTTTCATTGTccccccatccattcattcccttTATTCGCTTTCTAGTACTGTACAGATTCCAGCAAGCCTTCTGAACTCAGTCTGATGTCCtgcaccatcttcaaccacccAGTAATATTTACGTTTATTGTATAGATAACCTCTTGAAAAATCATGCTAGAAGAAGTACTATGAGACATCCGTGCTATCCAAGGACGCTCAGGGGACAGGTAAGAAAAGGCTAACCTTGATAGTCAGTGTGGGTTTCCATTTGTACGATACTGAGAATGCAGATTTGATGGGGCGTATCAATTGATGTCGTTATCGCATTGCATGTGATTAAGATAAATCCTCTTATGGCATATAACAAACACTATTGTGGGAGACCTTAACTGCTGGATACTGAGGATGAATCACAGCATTGGTCTGCGAAAGATCTCGAATATTTTAACGGCCCTTTGTAGTCTTTGGCATTTTCTCATAGGCATTTGGGCTTGGTTTTCGTTTCGTTTTCCTCGTTCGGTGACTTGATCGGCaggttcttccttctctgttCGATGGAGGCCTCTGACCAGAAGAAGCATAGTCTTCTCCCTGCCCTGTAGGCGGGCGGTGTCCCGTCCTTCTATGGCAGGCCGCTTCGCCGTCGCTATCTGTGTCCGAATTAGAAGTACTGGAGTCCGAGGATTCGGACTCGGAGCTACTATCGCCAATAGGTCGGCTTTTGTGATAGATGCAGCACACTGCCATATGTGAGCACAGACTCGGACAATCCACTGGCTAGGGAAGGATTACCTTTGGAACTCTTTTTTCCCATTCCTTCGTTATCTATGACATCTTCACTCCAGCGTATACGTCGGGAGGTGCCCTCATTCATTTCGGGCCGGTTAGCAGCAGGCTCATCTGCTGCTCTTAACCTCAGTGTTGCTGGACCTGGAATAGCTGACGAAGTGTTGGTATGCTCCTCTGTCAATTCCAGTTGAGAACTACTTGCTGGCTCAGACGGTATTTGGCGAGTCCGAGACATGGTCATAAACTTCAATATTGGCGCAACtccggagacggagaggCGTCCTGATGCTGTTATGGGACAAAGTTTATTATCGTCGGGGCTATAATGTCTCTTGGACCATTAGAGCGTTCAGATAAATGGGGTTTGCTTCTGACGGAGATGCATCACAGCAAGAAGCCGGCCGCACACCGCCTTTTCGCTTCTGGTACGCGCTCAACTATACTGATAGACGTTGGGGTTTACTTGCACAACAAGTATTCATGTGTAGAATAATGAATGCTTGTTCTTTGTTCTGGATTATACTAGACTACTCCTTAAGTAGAATGACCTCTTTGTAGTTGAATGGCCACCTCCGAGAGAATATATCTATGTTCCATTACTTCATGCTCCCTTTTGGAATTTCTACGACCTTGTCACCGCAGCGCCTGGctacctcttttcttttcttttctttctttcttttcttttttttttattccgTTGGGTGGAAAGCTTCAAATATGTTGTCACTGCAAATTGATTGTTGAGGGAAGGCACGAAGGAAAGAGCGGAGGAATATCGCGCTGCGCTCTGGAAGCACCAAGACTGACTTTACATGAGGACCATATGATGAAAGAAACCCAATACGCACTGATAATTTCTTGTTCGTTAAATGGCAATTAGTTCAAACTTAGAGTCCATAACATGACCAGCCATCAAACCAGTCACTTGCCGATAAAGACCTGGGATCATTGCCATGCGCTGTGGTATCGGCAGTTGATAGCGCAACTTCGGAACGCAGTTCCTTGTCCAGTCATAGCTCATCCTCTTGATCCATTTCGGATGGCTTCAAAAGACCACCTACCCTCATTGCTCGGTCTCGTTCAGCGGCTTTAGCATCCCGCAAGGCTTGCTCCCTTTCTTCCGCATACAAGTCTGCGTTATCACCGGAGAACTCCTTCAGTGATATCAAGAAATCACGCAGGTGCGTCTTGAACTTGTTAAAGTCGTCATTGAATGCAAACAAGCCAACAACAAATTGTTTGATTTGGATTCTGGGAAAATATTAGCCAATCATTCGGTTTCCTTCGGCCCATATGCTCCTCATGATCGGGTAGAACATACTCCTGGAGATTCTTGAAAGCATTTTGTAGGAGATTCGCGACATATTCCTGCAAGAAATCCTTGTTGGATGTCCCTAAGGGTGCCTGCTCAGGAGAATAAATCGGGTTTTGCACTTTGCCAGACTCAATGAAGTAGAACATGCGCGACAATAGCATGGCCTGTGATTTGAACCCTGTTATAATAGACATTAGCACACTTCTGTCTACAGGAACAAGGACTACATACCGGCTTTATGATCACTGTCTGTCAGGACAAAGAACACATCCTGCAAGATAGGAATGTAAAACTGTTGGAAGAAAATATTTGAGGTCTGAGCATCAGTGTCGGCCATGTTGTTCATGAGCTCAAGGCACATTGTGAGACCTGTATTCTCGACTTCACGATTGTCGTGTTTGCTGGCCCACATGCAAGAGTCGATGACAAACTTGAATTGCGTAGCATCGAGCTTGAGCAATGCCGGGAAACAGTACAAGTTGATAGCTTGAATCAACTTGAAGAACTGAACACGGTGCTCTGGATAGTCATGGAAGTCTTTGTTGATCATTCCTAGTGTGCATTCAAAGACGCTCTCCATTATCAAGGGGACTTTGTCTTCCATCAGATTCTGGATAGCACATGTCAGCTTCATATCAATCCTGCAAGGCTTCAATGTCATCTAGTAGGGCTGGCTTACGTGTAACTTGTGAATAATCGTTGTCATGACGTTCAAGACCTCCGCCTCGCGCGCGTCAGGGACATTGCGATTGTAGTCGACGAGAACGGCCTCCAGGAGCGGAGGGACCATGTTTGCATTTACCATTTCCAGGTCGTCGGCTTTCTGCACATAGGTGTCGATGAGCTTCAGTATTTCCTTCTTGATCGTCCTTAGACCCCGGACTTTCGGGGTCTTCGTTGCAATGTTGCCTATATAATGGTCAGAAAGCCCTAACAAGTGACATGCTCGCTGCATAAGGGGTGAAGTGAAACGGGAATGACGAGAGGTAAGAGTGTGGCGGggacagaagaagacatcCTTACCATCATGCGCTACAGCGTCACTGATAAGCTGGCTGGAGGCACGGAACATATTGAGCATGTCATGATAAATCCGTCCAAGCTGGGAATAGAAGTAAGTGCCCACAGAGGAACATGCTGCGACATTCGTCTTCATAATATTTCCGATGATTTTTATCGTCTCGCCATCTTGAAGTATAGCGGGGTTCTGGTTTGCCTGCACTATGATGGCATCCCAGGCTGAGTTAGGCAGGGACATCAAATTTTCGATTAGTCGGTCTTGGAGGCCCTTTTGGCCTTGTGCCGAGATCATGTAGCCACAGGCTTCGTAAAAAGTGTGGACCTGCTGAGGAGAAAGATCACAAGTAATTTTCCTCATATTGCGAACAATTTCTTCAATGAATGGTTCGTTCTCCCCCGGTTGAAGCGCAACAAAATGCCGCCTGCATTTATTCGCAATCTTGATGAATGTATCGCAAGCCATGTCCTGAACACCTGGTTTGAGTTAGCTAATGACTTTCCATCTGCAGGGTACCAACACACCTTCATGAGTCTCATGCATGAACTCGAAGAGCTTGTTCACCACGGTCTTCAAGAATTTCCAGTGCGCTTTCAGGAATCTCGGATACTGTCCGACAATATACATGATATTACTGGCCACGACGGCTTTGTTGTCCTTTCCACGCTTCATTTCGGTAAGACCAAGGAGATCTTTGATGACGTTGACCAGGAATCGCTTCTCGGTCTCTTCATTCATGGCTCCGGAAATTGAACCAATGGCCCAGCAGAGAGTATTACAATTGGCCCAGGACCATTCGGACCCGTCAACCTGCTTGGCTAACTTTTCAATCATGATATTCTCTGTGTCGACGACATCCAGATGAGTCAGATAGACCAGGCATTCGCGTATCGTCTTGTAAAGTTGGATGGTGTCACTTTCCTTGACGAATTCGCGAACAATCTCGCCTTCGTCATTTTCAACAATCAAGACTTCCTCAGGACGcaccatcttctcaatcATGACTGTGCGAAGGCTTGATAAAACCTCCTCGTACTTGTGTTTCCGGAGAGGATAGTTGGCCAACGTGCTGGGATGCGGTGCACCTCCGTTCGACAGGCCGCTAACACCCATACTCACCAGAGGATTGATATCTGTGATTGGAAgctgctgcatctcttcGTACAGTTCTTGCACTAGTCTCGTCCAATATTCCAGGCAGATCTTGAAGACTTCCCTGTCGTCGATTTGACTGATACGAATGAGGTAGAAATGCGCGTGGGTGAGGTAGTCACGGTTGGGCAATTTTTCGATCAGCTTGATGAGTTAGCATGAACCTGATTGTTATGCCATGAGGACTCACATTCAGATGAGCGCTAAAAAAGCTAGAAAGAAACAGTGCCAAATTGAGAACGAACTCTTGGTCCCTCGAGTTGCTCTTAGCATAGGTCTGTTTCAAATCCATGGACAAGGGGATGATTCTTGAAACTGCAGTCAGCGTCTCTGTGAACATATGGACCAGCCTTTCATCGTAATTGTACGGGTTGCCGATCTGTAACCCGCCGATTTCAGTGAGGCACTTGAGTGTGACATTTCTGAACTCAGGAACATCCAGAAACCGCGTCAGCAGGGTGTTTATGATGGGAGTTTCGAAGATATATCCTAAAGGAATCCAGTTCAAGAAACGAAGCAGAGTCTCTAGCGTAGCTTTGACAAGACTTGGCTGGTTCGCCGTGTTCAAGACCTCGGAACATAGCTGGAAAATGGACGAGAACTCCTGCGTCATTGAGGTCTTCAAGTTTCTCGCTTTGACCGAAGTCATTTGATCCTGGGAAAAGTCAAACACTTCTTCGGATAGTAGACGAAGAATCGCCATGTTATTCTCGCAGATGGACAGGCTGGTATGGCAAGACGAGATGATTTCGTTGATAAAAGTTGGCCAGTTATGTGGCCACTCTTGTTTCAGGATGGAAACGAGAACCAGGTTGAGCTTATTAAGGAAGGCTCGCTCACTCCTTAGCTTGTCCTCCGATTTCGAGTtctcgatgatgaagttgacaATAAAATTCCGAATACCTGAGGATGTTAGAATAGTTTGACAATCGAGGTTAGTTAAAGAAATCACCTAGGCATTGCTCCCTGGGTAAGACCTTCCATCGCGTCATAATCACATCGTCAAGGACCTGGAGAGCAAGATCTGATTCTATCAGCGCACGGCCGTCTGCAGCATAGAGTGAGGCATCGTCTCGCACATTTTGTCTGTGGGTATGTTGATTCTTGGAGAATATTTCCCACAATTAA belongs to Aspergillus luchuensis IFO 4308 DNA, chromosome 3, nearly complete sequence and includes:
- a CDS encoding DASH complex subunit DAD2 (COG:S;~EggNog:ENOG410PREG;~InterPro:IPR013963;~PFAM:PF08654;~go_component: GO:0042729 - DASH complex [Evidence IEA];~go_component: GO:0072686 - mitotic spindle [Evidence IEA];~go_process: GO:0000278 - mitotic cell cycle [Evidence IEA]), with the protein product MAYMSRTASMLPPGSSATSSFRQPNQQSTTISQQQSSVLASRIAAKRAELDNLRQLRDMSAALASQMQALQDKLGTLKDGTEAVACVLANWDNVLRAISMASTKAANLNPLMEHTPDSTTKRLPNGSPMPATLVRIPVSKQEEPPSQ
- a CDS encoding shugoshin family protein (COG:S;~EggNog:ENOG410PRS3;~InterPro:IPR038889,IPR011515,IPR011516;~PFAM:PF07558,PF07557;~go_component: GO:0000775 - chromosome, centromeric region [Evidence IEA];~go_component: GO:0005634 - nucleus [Evidence IEA];~go_process: GO:0045132 - meiotic chromosome segregation [Evidence IEA]), with the translated sequence MNRPQSCLLMPGMARLNESSAPTEHMEALKRRFVRQNREIARVNSIQSLRIRSLESEVSHLLSENVSLREQVISLSQEVERFEAVRLLQHGVYDIKTRLDSKLAELNNLVADLGALPRTFYSKCAENPRDSSQHRALPDWKPKAADDELNHGKDEDGRLPVILEDKYYPRRTLEPQELQDIRYNTADNLRSPTPEEPVVTQPDTADDSSSTNDTSDIMNAQQAPRHDEYISNEDEAVLPPTLETRKRKRPNLASKQMESPSMDHGATSKRNIPGAIFGPGAKRKISVHHEDTIESLSRKSDVPRTSMQSPSPVGNNEQSLSSEADDSPSRGKASLLTEEAMSHRLAKRKALEHRSTNMNVTSPTKAHTTMVQEKHQKGTLSSVREKDGQVGLSQTPPEKSTDPEQSRQELTPGQCRIYQSTDEERFNENPMGKSEPNTQSSTLLETESGPRNMPEVSGPTRPSRRQRAIVSYAEPNLRDKMRRPTKELIAAVGDHPRRSSSSLNARLDSNEDEDLRKNGRSNGRRPRNSDSSGKEPRLSTTEAAADSSTQQMNSVSQRKRKTSPASKCDMAPEGICESTGAYPHHWAAGSSKVDEVMAEDGNCQTQPSQMVGNDIARNVPPIGCKARPATARNSRRHSSQPESSRKGELQPANNGHIGIDSQDDSPSEARAGNSYSTRSLEEFVRPSLPTQQPEASTGADLSTSRLAESGRTKRGQRAAAAMARRKSMML
- the YPI1 gene encoding PPP1R11/YPI1 family protein (COG:S;~EggNog:ENOG410PSAD;~InterPro:IPR011107;~PFAM:PF07491;~go_function: GO:0004865 - protein serine/threonine phosphatase inhibitor activity [Evidence IEA];~go_process: GO:0032515 - negative regulation of phosphoprotein phosphatase activity [Evidence IEA]); translation: MTMSRTRQIPSEPASSSQLELTEEHTNTSSAIPGPATLRLRAADEPAANRPEMNEGTSRRIRWSEDVIDNEGMGKKSSKVCCIYHKSRPIGDSSSESESSDSSTSNSDTDSDGEAACHRRTGHRPPTGQGEDYASSGQRPPSNREGRTCRSSHRTRKTKRKPSPNAYEKMPKTTKGR
- the CRM1 gene encoding exportin CRM1 (BUSCO:EOG09260ABY;~COG:U,Y;~EggNog:ENOG410PI0K;~InterPro:IPR016024,IPR011989,IPR014877,IPR040485, IPR041235,IPR001494,IPR041123,IPR013598;~PFAM:PF18784,PF03810,PF08389,PF18777,PF08767, PF18787;~TransMembrane:1 (i301-320o);~go_function: GO:0005049 - nuclear export signal receptor activity [Evidence IEA];~go_function: GO:0008536 - Ran GTPase binding [Evidence IEA];~go_process: GO:0006886 - intracellular protein transport [Evidence IEA]), with amino-acid sequence MSVSIQELDNTVRAFYEGKGDLQKQAQQTLTEFKQNPDAWLIVGNILQESTYPQTKYLALQVLDDVIMTRWKVLPREQCLGIRNFIVNFIIENSKSEDKLRSERAFLNKLNLVLVSILKQEWPHNWPTFINEIISSCHTSLSICENNMAILRLLSEEVFDFSQDQMTSVKARNLKTSMTQEFSSIFQLCSEVLNTANQPSLVKATLETLLRFLNWIPLGYIFETPIINTLLTRFLDVPEFRNVTLKCLTEIGGLQIGNPYNYDERLVHMFTETLTAVSRIIPLSMDLKQTYAKSNSRDQEFVLNLALFLSSFFSAHLNLIEKLPNRDYLTHAHFYLIRISQIDDREVFKICLEYWTRLVQELYEEMQQLPITDINPLVSMGVSGLSNGGAPHPSTLANYPLRKHKYEEVLSSLRTVMIEKMVRPEEVLIVENDEGEIVREFVKESDTIQLYKTIRECLVYLTHLDVVDTENIMIEKLAKQVDGSEWSWANCNTLCWAIGSISGAMNEETEKRFLVNVIKDLLGLTEMKRGKDNKAVVASNIMYIVGQYPRFLKAHWKFLKTVVNKLFEFMHETHEGVQDMACDTFIKIANKCRRHFVALQPGENEPFIEEIVRNMRKITCDLSPQQVHTFYEACGYMISAQGQKGLQDRLIENLMSLPNSAWDAIIVQANQNPAILQDGETIKIIGNIMKTNVAACSSVGTYFYSQLGRIYHDMLNMFRASSQLISDAVAHDGNIATKTPKVRGLRTIKKEILKLIDTYVQKADDLEMVNANMVPPLLEAVLVDYNRNVPDAREAEVLNVMTTIIHKLHNLMEDKVPLIMESVFECTLGMINKDFHDYPEHRVQFFKLIQAINLYCFPALLKLDATQFKFVIDSCMWASKHDNREVENTGLTMCLELMNNMADTDAQTSNIFFQQFYIPILQDVFFVLTDSDHKAGFKSQAMLLSRMFYFIESGKVQNPIYSPEQAPLGTSNKDFLQEYVANLLQNAFKNLQEIQIKQFVVGLFAFNDDFNKFKTHLRDFLISLKEFSGDNADLYAEEREQALRDAKAAERDRAMRVGGLLKPSEMDQEDEL